The Malassezia japonica chromosome 9, complete sequence genomic interval TTGTCCACCGTGGACTGCGAAGGGTTTCCGCAGAGCAAGATAGCGATCGAAATCGTCTTTTTGATATCACCGGTATTGCCGTGCACTGGATGAGCCCGCTGTGGTGCCACCTACCGTTCGTTTCTTCTGCCATGGTGCGATGATCGATGATTGGACACGGCCTCTGATTGGCCCCATTTTCATTTGTCGCAGCGCCGTGGCCGAAAAGTCCCATGTGGTACGTGCGCGATAGACCCTATGCCACTAGCTACGCTCCGACGTACGTGTTTTCTTCTTGCGCGTCACCATCTTGGGCTGTACGGCAGAATGCGCAGCCTGGGTATCCGATGGCGCGGGtgacgaggcggacgacgagctgggtGCGGCCGCAGCCGGCTTCTGCATCAGGTCCGACAGGTCGAGCTGGACGATGGGGATGCCCTTGAGGTCGTCGTCTTCGGCGGCAGGGGCAGGCGTCTTGGTGCGTGCGGTTTTTTTCACTTTAGTGCGCTTAGAAGCTGCCTTCTTtggtgcgcgcgccgcctcttcAGGCTCGTACCGCGGCATGGACTCGGGCACGGCTTTCGGCACTTTGAGCTTCGGCGccggctcgacgaggtccaGGATGGGCTTCCACGCGTCCTCCGGCATGATCCATGCGTGCAAGTCGAACGAGGCagggagcgtcgcgagtgcatcttcgtcgtcctcgcgcaTATAATACAGCGGCTCGAGGAGGTGCAATGCACGCGGCCCTTCGCGGCCCTGCTTGGTGGCCGCTTCGTCGTCCCACGAGTTTGCCTCGACTtcgggcgccgctgcgggtgccgcgggcgccggcCCCTCCTTCGCGAGATCGTTCTTCAACAGCGTAAAGAGCTGGAGCGACtcttgcgcacgctcgtgcacgTCCGAGTCCTGGTGGTGTacgagcggctcgagctgcgcgacaaggTGGTCggtcagcgcctcgagttCGTCTCGCTTTTCCGCATCCCACACTTCAGACAAGGAGGCTGCATAGTGGGCGTAGAGTTTCATAGTACTCTGTATGACCACCGCCACGGTGTTGGCCGGGAGCTCACGGAGTGTGTCCTGCATCAGGATGCGTGCGAGCTGTtggggcgcgtcgaggtagTCGGGGTATTCGCTGCAGATCCaagcgccggtgcgcagcagctcgtgcgtcGGGCATGCACGGTCAAAGAGTTCCTCGTCGTTTTGCAGCAGCACATGCTGAAAGTGGCGGCATGCTTCGGGCCGAAGCGACGCAAAGCGCCATACGATATCGATCATTtggtcggcgacgctctGCGCGATGCTCACGTCCACAGTGCGAATCAGGCGctggagcgtcgcgaggtaCCATGCGACGTCGGTTACATGCCCGTACTCGTGCGCACTGCCCAGGTCGAGGATGCATTCGGCGACTTGCACGCGGAAACCGGCCATTTCGTCGGTGTCTATCGTGGgcagcgtctcgggcgcggTATCCACGGCCTCGTTTGTATCGAGTGCCGACTGCAGCGCACTGCTtgcatcgcgcgcgacggccacAGCGTCCATCTCTTCAAGGAACTGGACAAACGTATCGAGGATGGtacgcagcgacgcgcgcgacgacagCTGGCAcacgaggtcgagcgcacgcaagCGGATTGTCATGTCTGGGTGCCGAATGCATGCGAGGATCGTGTCctggtgctgcgcgacgagccccGGATGCGTCGGCacgagcttggcgagcgcgagcagcgcaatgTACTTGAGGTTCTGGTCCGAGTCCTCCAGAAAGCGGCCGAGGTTGTCGACGcaacgcagcgcgaggtcctCGCTGCCCGCCCCCTCGAGCATGCCTCCTATAATCGCCGTGTGGATGCACTCGTACAAGACGCTCAtcgccggcgtcgtcgagatGATCTCCGAGATTGGCCGCAGGAGCttgcggacgaggcgcggctcgacgcgcgcgagcgcgccaaaTAGCTTCACGACCTTGATCAGGAGCCAGTTGTTGCTCGTGTTCGTCAGGATCTCGAAAAGCTGCGGCGACAGCGGGACAAACGGCGCCGGGTTCCTGCGGGCCAATTCGCACACGGCGTTCACGGTCGCGGTGACGACGCCCTGGTCGGGGTCGCACAAGAGATCACGCATGCGCTCCCAGGTGCGGTCCAAAATTTGCGGGTACTTGACGATCGCCGAGTAgagcacgagcacggcgcgcttgcggaCGCGCGCCCGGGAGTGGGTGAGCATCACGGCGATGTCTTCCGAGAGGTGCTGAGCGAGTTCCTGTGTAATGACATGCGAGAGACCAttcagcgccgcgagcacgtcgagtgGAGCGGCCGAATGCAGGTCCTGTGTGAGTCGATCGGCGTACCTTTTTGATCAAATTGGTCGCGAGAATCAGCACTTCTGTGTCTTCCGAGAAGCACAatgccgcggcgaggtAGCCGATATGCTTCACATGGTACTTGGACGAGgccatcgcctcgagcatgCTAAACGACGCGCTCTTTACCTCGTAGCCGAGCATGCGGAGGTAGGCGAGCTTGAGCACTGCTTCCGCCTTGACGTCCATGTCGGCGCTTTTCACCTCGGTGCGGATTTCGTCCAGCATACTGGCAATGTACTTCGCCTCATCCTTGCCGCGGTGCGAGCGCAGCCCCTTGATGAGCGTCGTGAGCGACTTTTCGAACATCGTCCACGCCCCGGGCGACGGTGCGAAGCGaagcgagcgcgacgagcacgtGGTAATGTGGAGGTTGACGGACGTGCGCCGATTCGTATATAAGCTCGATGGAGTCTACTTGGTGTGTCTactggcgcacggcgcggtAGAAGGAGGCGTACATGTTCACGTTGTCAATCGGCTTGTTCGTCTCGCGGATGTGCACGGGCGAGACACGGAAACCAGCCGCCTCGAAGCGCTCCGAGTACCAGGGGTGCTTcgcagcgctgcgccagaACACGATGCCGCCCTTGGCAATGACGCGTGCAAGCTCCACGacctcgcggtcgaggtCCGAGATGGActtgtcctcctcgtcgcgcgccttttCGAGGCTCGGGAGCGCGACCGAGGCCGGGATCGGGTCGAACCAGTCCATGTGGTCCATGAGGATGGCGCGCGTCAGCGAGCTGTCCTGCATGCCGCGCAACACCGACACGATCGAGTCGGTGTGCAGGCGGAacgagtcgagcgcctcgctgtTGTTCGCCTTGAGCTTTTCGAAAGCGTCCCGCTTGAGGTAGAGCGGGCAGCTCTCCTTGGTGTAGTTGCCCATCAGGCAGAGGCGGTAGTGGTAGTTTTCCGTCGAGagcaaggagcgcgccgggaCCGCGTCCAGCGTGTCGATGGCAAACTGCTCCACACTGCCCTCCTTTTTGAAGATGTTGAGCTGGTTCATCgggacgccgagcgcgttcCAGAGGAACGCGGGGTTCGCCAAAAAGAGGCGAATCAGCGTCTCGTTGATGATCGTTTTGCGCACCTTGGTGTCCCAGATCTGCTTTTGCTCCTCAATGGAACGGGTGGTGCACATCTTGTCCACGTccttgcgcacgcccaTCAGCTGGAACGCGGC includes:
- the APL5 gene encoding AP-3 complex subunit delta (MEROPS:MER0043475; EggNog:ENOG503NWX4; COG:U; BUSCO:EOG09260T4S), with the translated sequence MFEKSLTTLIKGLRSHRGKDEAKYIASMLDEIRTEVKSADMDVKAEAVLKLAYLRMLGYEVKSASFSMLEAMASSKYHVKHIGYLAAALCFSEDTEVLILATNLIKKDLHSAAPLDVLAALNGLSHVITQELAQHLSEDIAVMLTHSRARVRKRAVLVLYSAIVKYPQILDRTWERMRDLLCDPDQGVVTATVNAVCELARRNPAPFVPLSPQLFEILTNTSNNWLLIKVVKLFGALARVEPRLVRKLLRPISEIISTTPAMSVLYECIHTAIIGGMLEGAGSEDLALRCVDNLGRFLEDSDQNLKYIALLALAKLVPTHPGLVAQHQDTILACIRHPDMTIRLRALDLVCQLSSRASLRTILDTFVQFLEEMDAVAVARDASSALQSALDTNEAVDTAPETLPTIDTDEMAGFRVQVAECILDLGSAHEYGHVTDVAWYLATLQRLIRTVDVSIAQSVADQMIDIVWRFASLRPEACRHFQHVLLQNDEELFDRACPTHELLRTGAWICSEYPDYLDAPQQLARILMQDTLRELPANTVAVVIQSTMKLYAHYAASLSEVWDAEKRDELEALTDHLVAQLEPLVHHQDSDVHERAQESLQLFTLLKNDLAKEGPAPAAPAAAPEVEANSWDDEAATKQGREGPRALHLLEPLYYMREDDEDALATLPASFDLHAWIMPEDAWKPILDLVEPAPKLKVPKAVPESMPRYEPEEAARAPKKAASKRTKVKKTARTKTPAPAAEDDDLKGIPIVQLDLSDLMQKPAAAAPSSSSASSPAPSDTQAAHSAVQPKMVTRKKKTLHGNTGDIKKTISIAILLCGNPSQSTVDKFGSYDNMFRHVFTEALATVPRHEWHPKISLYIRSFNVTLGEFPDVSQLDDGLWDAVVVTGTPDSCTNETVLWMDVLRKYLVHLVTVHPLIRVIGICFGHQIVAQAFGGKVVQDKANAEFGVVPISLTSEGTELLSPFDDRTTWRLEQLHEDSVSEVPPPLDGDAWAVLGSTEKVPVQGLALRYPTEAPPLPSSAKTSSYIAFDVDDSATSASGPLPIRSVHVLTLQGHPEFNVAVTENELKALHDAKKLDESIFDSAIQRASDEQDGLETARMMLAMLGMEPATAVEGFEM